In Maniola jurtina chromosome 19, ilManJurt1.1, whole genome shotgun sequence, the genomic stretch ATACGTAAAGAGGCGTAGATATCTATGCATAAGTATATGTAGATATTCCATGATGATGAGTtacgaaaaatttaaataaaaaattgtgtcaattcgtaaataatttatatacttacttaattaacaaaataaaacgcCTTTTCCTTAAAGTAAGTTATAAATACGTCAAAATTAGCCTTGCAATTAACATTATCGTCTTCACTtgaatttatttaggtattgacatgaaatttaactttatttcttAAAAGGAAATTCGGGGTGTTTCTCTGCGCCGACAAAAAATGCAAAGTCACAGATGCGTCCGTTTTCCCCTCGGTCTAGTGCTGCCAACTCTTGCATTTCATTTTTGGTTAGCTCGAAGTCCCAAAGAGAGATATTCTGGAAGGATAAGAATAttcgttaggtacctacttaattattaagcctcgatagctcaacggttgaggagcggactgaattccgaaaggtaggcggttaaaccccacccgttgcactattgtcgtacccactcctggcacaggctttacgcttaattggaggggagaggggagtatcagtcatgattagcatggctaatattctttaaaaaaattattatagcaCATGCCAGCGAGGCCGTTGATCAAGAACATTAGAAAAGATAATGGCTTGAGTCATCAATCATCATTCTGTAGAGCtcattgatactcaatgaggtCTATAACAGTGATACCCTCATGctaggataatatttttttccggctcctttttcatgtaatatGGAAGATCccttgaataataatttaattgaatttccaaTTCAATATTTCGTTTTGGGTCAACGTCTTACAGCAaaaaccaaaatttcaggtttgtaactcatttcgtctacaagCTAGAGACTTgtgacagatggatggacagacagacagacagcagagtgacattaatagggattccgtttttcccctattgggtacggaatcctaacaaGAGGAACTAAAGGTACAAAATGTATAAGGGATGCATACAACTTTATTAGAATTcgtgaataattttttttacctcCTTAATTCTTGAAGGGCTGGTGcttttcgggatgcaagctactccGTGTTGTAGTAAGTATCTTAACAGCACTTGCGCTGGCGTACGAGAATGCGCTTTTGCGATTTTCAGCACCGTCGGCAACTCCAGAAGATTAGGATAGTCACGTCTGTAACAAAgatatgattaaaaaaaaatatttattagtttgGCAAATAGTCGTAGTAGGTGCCTAGCTCTTCATCTTTGCAATTTTTTcaaactttaatattataaaggcgaaactttatgtgtgtgtgtgtgtgtatgtttgttactccttcacgcaaaaaccactggacggatttggctgaaattcggaatggagatagatattatcctggattagcacataggctactttttatcccggaaaatcaaagagttcccatgggatttcgaaaaacctaaatccacggggacgaagtcacgggcgtcagctagtttttacTACAAAGTAAATACTTAAGAACTAGCCAAATAGTAAGACAAAAACCCAGTAGTTCTTTCATCAGAACTGATCAACAGAAAAGGAAATAAAGGATTTCGTCGGCGTGGATCAacagtttttaaagatccaagAAGCTGAGTTTAGATCGAAAAGCTCGTATCTTAAAGGAATTTAACCTAATGGAAAGTAAAACATACCCTGTCTTAGCAGCTAAGGCATCGGCCAACTCCTTAGATCCCAAGGGAGAGTATGCCACGATCGGTATCCCAAGCCGATTGGCAGCTGCGATCAATTGTTTCTGTTGGCACAGGACATGGACTTCCACTTGTAAGCAAGCCGGTTTCTCCACTGCGCACAATCTGCTTAGCTGCTCCTCGTTCATATTGGATACCCCGACATGGCGAACCCGACCCGATTCCTTTAACTTGAGCAATTTCTGAAAAGTATTTCAGTGCTAGTATATAAAACATTAACGAATTGGACGTGTTACCTATTTTAAATCCACAAAGCAAAATAATTGAccctttttttaaaaagatgAATTGGTTTTGGAATTTGTACAGTTaactaataaagaaaaaaataatgaaagtaaTGCAGCAAAAATGATAACCTGtgatttattgttaaaataatataaacaaaacgCAAAAGCTTACAgtttatgttaaaaatagtaacattgtattgtatttaattaatcttatattttaatgataCGTTAGATAGGTacgttttattattacttaggtattttggATTATCGAGACTCTGACTAAGCTGGGTTTGGATTCAACCTATCTGGATTGGATTTTGCCTATCTGacattaagttgcaatcatggAAACACGAAAGTTATTTACGCATCAggaatttacataatttttaatcGAACTTCACCCAAACCACAAATCTTATTTGCTGGTCTGGTGATGGCGTCAATAGGAGAGCACAAATTGTTTTCTGATGGGTCTCGTATCATGTATTGACTGATATTTGGAGATAAGACTGAGCATGTTTCAAAACTATATTGCTTAAATATCCGAAGTACATTGGTTTGTTTAAAGTTTCTGCAATTGTTGAATTTCCTAGATTTGGTTTTGttcgttaaattaaaaaacttccGTGGTAAGACCGAAGATTTTCTTTCCTCTTCTGGAAAACGTGGTCCCACGTTTAAACTAAAATTACTATCGGCTGACGTTATTCGTGAGGTTGATCTTGTTAAACGATGAGAAGTAATCTCAAGGCTTTGTACTGAGTTCGGATTGTACAGACTGTTAAACTCATGACTGCGTGCTGCTGGTCCTCTTACTCCCAATTTTACGGTTCTTGTTCTTCTCGTCTCTTGCGAATTATCCCCTTGGTTTTTATTTAGCCCTAAGcaacagaaaaatatatttgataaactaaatctgttttttcttttcttttgccAAGATGGATTTTGCGGAGGAGTTTGCAATGAATTCGTAGAAGAATTTTGGGGTTGATCTTTTTTATTAATACAATCGCTATATACCTGCTTTAATATATTAGCGCCATCTTTACCATGTTTTGCAGATCGTTGACCgattatttgtttgtttttattaatgttgcatctttgtttaaaatacgGTTTTGAGGAAGTTCCCTGTACGTCATGTGTAGGTTTGATTAACGTTGAATTTGGCTTCACGCTGCTGTAATACGTTTGTAATTCGTTTCCATTTTTATTTGAAGTAAGCCTTTCATCCTTTCTATTTCTGGACTCTTTGCCTCGTTTCGCACATTCTATACTTCGCCCTCTTCTTGTTGATTTAGATggtcttctttttcttttctttttacaaCAACCACAGCAGaatatatatttacaaaaacggcAGAATTTATCAATGCATCGGTTTCGCCTTTGACTCGGACGTCTGCGCGCACGGCTGTATTCGCATCCTCTGCATTCGGCGGGTGATGATCTTAAAACTGTTGTGGTTGCTACCATGACTGTTCAAAGGTAATCTCAAAACACTTGAGCTAATCCAGAGGAAATGCACAATTTTTATGATATGAGGTGTATGGCTGGGTATATCAAAAACAGTCAAGAACCGCCATAATGGAAGTGTGTGATTTCTCTTGCTTTATGCTTAATTTTATGGCTGCTCTAAAAAATTATTGTTAGAAGGCATCATGgtaaattttaattgtttttgtttaatcGTTTAAAATGCTTGAATTTGACATTGAAAAATGATGGATGCGTTGGCATTGTCATTAATTTCTTCTTTACGTTCTATTCCTGCTAAAactcaagtaggtacttatttatggATTCAAGTAAAAGTATGAAAGTGTTATGTGAAAATTCTGTTGAGTAATTTGGGTTATTCTCCTGTACTTTCAGTTTTACATATTCTTGTTAATTCCAAAATTAGAACTGAAAACGCAAATGAAGTTTTTGTATGTATTTCGCATCATAGCTCTTATAATTTTTGGGTACTTTTtaagagttttatttttgtttctttgtAAGTACATGATACTCATAAGAGAAGCTTCTAAATCGAGTGGTGGTAAGTTGTTAGAGTTAGTATGTAGTTCGATACTTTCATAAGAATCCGTTGCATCCTGCCTGTTATACGGCATATCATTAGTTTCTAATTTATCATCTTCACCGCTGCAACATGGACATAATAAGTATGGCATTATTGTTCTTCTCTTATGTATAGTTAACTTTGACTTCGATTTCAGGATTGATGCTATTGAAGTTTGTGTATTCACTTGTATCGCTGTTGACTGTTCGAGGATTGGTTCTACTTTCTCTTCTTGCATTTTATTACATATCTTTGAAGTTGTTTCATTTGACTCGGTTGTACATTCATTACTGTTGCGTTTTTCTACTAGTTCTGGTGATCGATAAATCTTTGTCCACGAAAATTTGTCATATTTTGTAATGTTTAACCTAGGTTTAACTTTCTTTGCTGCAGTAGTTTTAGTGCATTTAGGGTAACTACACGCCTTGTATACAGCACCACTGTGAAAGCCACAGTTGATCATTTTTATTTCGCCTTCAACCTCTTCTTTGACCCTGATATTTTCCGTGTCTTTCAGGAAAGATACTCCCATGTTTATAGCTGTAAGTATTAAGTCTTTATTGCAAATGATTATAAGATCGACATCACCATTTATAATTTGGATTTCTGATTTGTTGAGTACATCTTGAcgttgacataatattttttcttgacAACCAGCTTCGTTGACTTCAGCATTACAGTCACTATTATACTCACTATtagattacttcctacatccatgcagtaggtacctactccactATCAATCACCACACATCCACTATTAACAGTCCATAATCTAAGATAATATAGCAAGCTATTATCGTTTAAAAGAAATCATAGAAACAAACTATTTCAAATGATTTCAAAGTTAACGTTTCATCCTTTTTATAATTTCACAATGAACCTACCtacgtataaaaataaaatatgaacgtTTTGGCGCATGTACGAAAGGATTTGGAAATCCAACGCTCTATTAGCCTTAGAAACTTCCTACCATTATATGAATTATGAAAAAGGGTCACGACAAATCGTGTCTAGTTCATaaaggcataaaagcactgcttatcCAAGTTGAAGTAGCTTCatgctcatttttcatcatGGCAACCAGTAAACCGGCTGGcgagaagtggctggatgaggaaggctgaggaccgggtgtggtggcgctatatagggaaggcctatgtccaacagaggacgtccacaggctgatgatgatgatgatgatgatgatgaaccagTAAATGGGTAACCTAACTTAATGCCTGCCCTAGCTTTGAACTTTGTGCATGCCACTCGCCACGAGCCttagcaatgaggaatacgtcGCAGAGGGATGGCGTAATTTGAACATTGGTGCCAAGAAGCATAAATTAAAGTACTAACTTTCCACACGCCTACAAGATCTGTTGAATGGTCCATTTTCATACTTCCGTCGGGGTTTTTGGGGTGGAGGTCTCCTGGCACATGTTCGAAGGCGAATGGAACATGTATCAGGTACATGTCAATGTAGTCCAACCCAAGGTCTCGACGGGACGCCTCAAAATATTCCTCCACTGATTCTGGTCGATTGCCTGAAATCACATAAATAAAAGTTAGGTTATTTGTAATCTTTAGTTTAGTTTACCTGTAAGGAATCTTTGGAAAGAGcaaacgccgagtttcttgctggttcttcttggtaggaaaggcattacGAACTAGAATTtgcgacgattcaaaagtacttgtaaaagtttttttaaataaaaatatttatattctattctattcttaccTGATGGCGGCAGCTTCGTCACGACGAACAACTTCTTCCTCTTAGCAGGGTCTCCGCCGATCCATCGGTTGAGAGCTCGACCCAGAGCATCCTCATTTTCGTACGCGCGAGCTGAGTCGAAGTGGCGATATCCAGCCTCTAATGCCGCTTCCACAGCCTTTTCGAGCACATCTGGTGGAGCctgataaaataatgtttagGTATTGGTTAAAACTTCTACTTCACAGCGTTTGGAAAATTTTGAGATGTCTCATCCAAAATTCCTgtgaccaaagtcttcgaaaaGTGCGTGTTTGCCAGTAATgacataggtatctacttaatatggatccgagacatggccTTAACTATGGGCCACAAGAAAGTTTCGGAGTCACTCGGCGGGCGATggagagtttctctacgtgatcaaattagaaataaggagatccgtaaTAAAAGTAACTGACACAGCTTAACGGTTGAACAAAGGAAAAGGGGCAATTCGTTCACGCACATTTGGTTCGACCTCGCACTGAAAAGCGCAGCATTGGCAGCCCCTTCACTCGGTGGACAGAGCACATAACGAATCACAGGCAACCACTGAATTTGGACGGCAAGCCGTGGCGTATTCCCCTAGAGCCCTTGCTACAGTCCCTTGACATAATGTCCACTAGTGGacgtctatctgtctatctgatTGGCTAAAACATGCACAGACACAGACAAAGAGATTCAAGACAAttcagttttaatttaaaaacagccaatatttattcaatttttttatttcaagatggcttgcgcttgacgacatgaataggtacttaatgtaaaccaatgatgaggtccaggttggagcgcgcttgcctagaagattttTCACATATCTTTGGAAGAAATGAGGTCTCCTGAAGACCTCATTTCTTCCAAAGGAGTAAGAGAAGACTTCCATGAATGGGCCAATAGGGTAGGCGCCTGTAACCTGAGTGGGCCTCAGACAAATCATTTGAGCCCGGAAAGAAGCGTTCAAATCCTGCTGAACAAAAAATTTTGAAGGTATAAGATTCATTGTCTTATAACTCTTTGCTGACaaacttatatacctacttgaatCATCGTCGCATTCAATCATTCACTCTGCTAAAATAAGATCAAATAGAAtgcaatgtaggtacctacctttaatACTTTTATATCACATGACCTTTTATAAGACATCAAAATATGACGGAATTTAGACAGAAGAATGACTGAAATGTATGTCATGTCTCTTTCAATTGAATTTAATAACAGTAGCAAATCTTATCGTAATTTtaatagtaaattaattatttgtacACAAGTTTCTGATATGCAAAATTGCCAAAGAATGTCTGAACTGTAAGAAAAATGGGTAACGTGTTACCGAGTTCCCCCAATGGCCGGATTTGTGGCTGCTTGAAAAACTATGTCGAGCTCGAAAGTTTGTTCCGAAAGTATACACAATGCGGGTAAAAAATGGTCCgaaaaaagtttatatttcGCGTCTACTTCCAAAGGGCTCTCGTCATCCAGTGGTTACCACGATAAGAGTGAAACGTACTCCTGCAGCGGTAAATGTTCCTGCTGTTCTGACACTCGATTCTTCGATAGACCCTGCGTCATCGTCGACTCCACCACAAAACTCAACAAATCTAAGTGGAAACATTTCAAAAACTACATAAAAAGCCATATGAaggtgaaaaaaattaaatgtgacGAAACTAAAAGATCGAAAAAGCAAAGTGGAGAGTGCTGTGACAAAAATGATGAACAGTATCGTCCAGAAATCATAGATTCTTGTGGCTCACAGTgtgaaataaaatctaaaacttAGAAATTTTGTTTGCATGATATGGGATTCATTGTCATTATCACCAGCCTTTTAATGTTCTGGAATGAATGCTTCTATTCTCATCGTAGTATTTAGGTAGagaggtacctacataatttagcATTTATTTAATCCACGCGATCAGGCACACAATTTAAGCACTAAATTGTAGATGCTTGCAGCCTACTTATTCAtagttactaggtaggtattatcaAATAATATAGATACAAAACTGGTAAAATATCATTCATGCAGGAAACCAGTTTCATATTATGTCAACTCCGGACCTCTGAATTATTCCTACAAGCATCTAGTTACCTGtgtaattaataagtaattataaaaattattatctctagtaggtatacctagtcaGTGACGCACAGATAATAATCAGCTGAACTAAGTGCCTTTTATTTAAGGTCTGGGAGTTTTCTCATGAGGTCATTCACCCTTCATACCTTTACCTCTTCGTAAATTTTCTCACAGAAAGATTTCGGTTGTTAGTCCAGATAATAGCATAAACTTAGGTACTCGATGTCAATGTTACCACCTACTAAGTCATAACAACGTGGAATGTTTATTACCTACGCAGAGCTAAGTACATACAaagtttaggtaggtagttatgtTTCGTTCTTGataacttatttacttactccTATCTCGTTTCGAGGTCAATATCCTGGTGACTTTTACCACGCTTTTTACAgcatggggtagagcggcagatattgggagaatttttgtattacaaaaaagggcaatacgcgcaatttataacttaaaaccacgcgattcacttcgagaaaaatttaaggaaataggtatccttaccgtagcctctcaatatatttacaacaacataatttttgtaagacaaaatattcttagttacaagaaggttgatgattatgtaaatgataaaaaagcgtggatttgacctgcgattcgctccagcaatgcgcaggacttcaattgcttttatacatggcataatattgtatatcaaatctttgaaaagagcatccgccgagtttcttgctggttcttctcggtaggaaaggcattccgaaccagtggtagatgcttttgacgattcgaaagaacttgtaaaagtctaattgaataaaaacattttgaatttgaatttgaatttgaaacatcaggattgaggaattAGAATCCGAAATTTTGAAACAGTCAAtagatagataagtaggtaggaaggtaggtacttacctagttttGTAGTCATTATCGGCGTTACGATTTTTGTGGGCCCGGGCCTAGTCCAGACTCCAGATTATTTGGTTCTGCATAAagatgtaggtatacctacctacccatatctatactaatattataaagaggaaacctttgtatttttgtatgtttgtattgaataggctcaaaaactactggaccgatttcaaaatttcttttaccattacttagagggattcttccgaatccgtataggctatattttatcccggaaaatagataggatttttcgtggtagtgtccacccatgcgaagccggggcgggtcgctagttagatatattatgtagatatacatTCTCCATGTGATGGACGATGTGTTCACATTTCACTTGATAAAGATAGCTCTATCGTGTGAAACATCCTCCAGCTTTACAATCCGATTGCCTTTGAATCTCGGTTCGACAAGTAGATACCCACTTACCACGTTGAGTGAGATCAGTtgcaagattttttaaaaaacaccAAATACTGTTGTCTGTTACTAGTTGCACCTAAGTATActgcgattgccatctcaacctaaTAGTACCTGcttatagctttagttttaagttacataattaattatcaccaccatcacatcacactaatattataaaggcgaaagtttgtatgtgtgtgtgtgtgtgtgtgtgtgtgtgtatgtttgttactccttcacgcaaaaactactggacggatttggctgaaattcggaatggagatagat encodes the following:
- the LOC123875057 gene encoding aldo-keto reductase family 1 member A1-like isoform X2; translated protein: MSVPEYIELEGGDHLPRVGFGTWQAPPDVLEKAVEAALEAGYRHFDSARAYENEDALGRALNRWIGGDPAKRKKLFVVTKLPPSGNRPESVEEYFEASRRDLGLDYIDMYLIHVPFAFEHVPGDLHPKNPDGSMKMDHSTDLVGVWKKLLKLKESGRVRHVGVSNMNEEQLSRLCAVEKPACLQVEVHVLCQQKQLIAAANRLGIPIVAYSPLGSKELADALAAKTGRDYPNLLELPTVLKIAKAHSRTPAQVLLRYLLQHGVACIPKSTSPSRIKENISLWDFELTKNEMQELAALDRGENGRICDFAFFVGAEKHPEFPFKK
- the LOC123875057 gene encoding aldo-keto reductase family 1 member C15-like isoform X1, producing MVATTTVLRSSPAECRGCEYSRARRRPSQRRNRCIDKFCRFCKYIFCCGCCKKKRKRRPSKSTRRGRSIECAKRGKESRNRKDERLTSNKNGNELQTYYSSVKPNSTLIKPTHDVQGTSSKPYFKQRCNINKNKQIIGQRSAKHGKDGANILKQKLLKLKESGRVRHVGVSNMNEEQLSRLCAVEKPACLQVEVHVLCQQKQLIAAANRLGIPIVAYSPLGSKELADALAAKTGRDYPNLLELPTVLKIAKAHSRTPAQVLLRYLLQHGVACIPKSTSPSRIKENISLWDFELTKNEMQELAALDRGENGRICDFAFFVGAEKHPEFPFKK